In Octopus sinensis unplaced genomic scaffold, ASM634580v1 Contig17343, whole genome shotgun sequence, a single genomic region encodes these proteins:
- the LOC115231085 gene encoding uncharacterized protein LOC115231085, which translates to MKRKVKDRSVRWRCTRKGCDQSLSVRKGTWLEGTSLPLRTILLFLYSWVKKLTTIRYCYEELGVSHTAAVDYTSCLREVCAEDLLFNPVQIGGPGKVVEIDETVFSRRKCRLGGRPPHQWVYKGVCRKAKQVFLYTITCRDRDTLEECIRQSVLPGTTVISDLWRSYSHIPEIEGYQFRHKAEKHGALEGPWACVKQSSMIDSGLCEIMWRKRYEGCDLFEKLLAGIARF; encoded by the exons ATGAAACGCAAAGTGAAAGATCGGAGCGTTCGCTGGCGCTGCACACGGAAAGGCTGTGACCAGTCTCTATCTGTTAGGAAAGGTACATGGCTGGAAGGCACCTCGCTTCCTCTGCGAACTATCctccttttcttgtattcttggGTGAAGAAGCTGACCACGATACGTTATTGTTATGAAGAGCTGGGTGTGAGTCACACTGCAGCTGTTGACTACACCAGCTGTTTAAGAGAAGTCTGTGCAGAGGACTTACTCTTCAACCCAGTTCAGATAGGTGGTCCTGGGAAGGTTGTCGAGATAGACGAGACAGTCTTCTCGAGGAGGAAATGTAGACTTGGAGGTCGGCCGCCCCACCAGTGGGTCTATAAAGGAGTGTGTCGCAAGGCCAAGCAGGTTTTTCTCTATACAATAACATGTCGGGATCGCGACACACTCGAAGAATGCATCCGCCAATCGGTTCTCCCCGGAACCACGGTCATTAGTGATCTGTGGAGATCTTACTCTCATATTCCGGAGATCGAGGGTTATCAATTTCGCCATAAAGCAGAGAAGCACGGTGCTC TGGAAGGCCCTTGGGCCTGTGTTAAGCAGAGTTCTATGATTGACTCCGGTCTCTGTGAAATTATGTGGCGCAAAAGGTACGAAGGTTGCGATCTTTTTGAAAAACTGTTAGCGGGGATTGCAAGATTTTAA